In Brassica napus cultivar Da-Ae chromosome A3, Da-Ae, whole genome shotgun sequence, the sequence GAAGGAGGACTTCCCGGCTGCAAACAAGGGCAAAGCAAACAATTTTAACTCACCATTCGCCAATAATAAGGTCGAATGCAAAACATTAGATGGATAACTCTTACTTGATAGTTAGGACTCGTTCCCCAAGATCCTGGGTTCCCTTCTTCCCAGTTATCCCTGTTGCCAATCACAACCATAATATGAGAGATATCAAAGTTTTCTCTTCGAACAAGATTCACCGTTATAAAATTGAAAGATAGGCCATGTTTGTGTAACATAAGGGGCAACATTGGTGCAAAACCATTACAGCGTTAAAAAGAAACAGGAAGGAGATGGAAGCGCTTCTGACAATACAAATGcaataaaaaaacatacctaGGTGGACTCATAGGCGTGTAAGGATTCCACGCTCTATCACGCATGGGTGTCCTCATTCCATCATGGATCGGTGTAGCTGAAATTTAGATAAAAATTATCAAATGAACATTTACAGAGGTACACGAGCTAGAAAACAAACCTCCAGAGTCCCGCATAGGAGTCATATAAGGATGAAGTGGAGTCCGTGAAGGATGCATAGGTGTTTCACTTCCCATGCTATACCGAGATGTATCTCTGTGTAGAAGAAATTCAGATGATATAATCAAATCCCCTTTACTGAAGTCTAAATAACTAAGAAGATAAATTAGTAGATTACCGAGACGGTGTTGTCACAGCCACATTATCTGATATTGCATTTCGATCAACTGCATTATACAACTATTGTTAGGGTCCACTCAAAGAGTATATCAACCCACGAGAGGAGAAGTGAATACAAGAGCTTGCCTGTCACAATCTTCATCTCAAGTTCAACACGCACTGAATCTCCTTTCACTTCTACTACAGGTCCCCTATATCCCTTGAAAGGTCCTAGACGGATTTTAACAGTAGTGCCCAACAAAGAATCGTCTCTCCCTCCTCTTCCACCCCTGCCCCTTCCTCTTGCTGCATTTTAATGatacatattagattttgtgcaACTGTATGTAGTACGTATAGATGGTCTATCCGCATTTCACAAACGATATGCAAATCACTCTTGGTTTTAGGCAATGAATCATTGTACTTTGGAGATTTGAACATACCGTTGTATCCCATGCCTCCGCGTTGAAATCGTCTTGGAGATGGAGGCACTGGGGCAGGAGCCTTGAAATTGCTAAATCTTGATAAGGAATCACCACCCTAGAATAGACAAGGTGAGACTACATATTGAtgcaacaaattaaaaaataaaaaaacatggcCATATTACAAAAAGAAGGCTTACACTTCTATTAGCACCAGAACGTGATCCACCAACAACAACGCATGATGTGCATTTAGCGCAGATGAATCCGGCATGCTCAAGGTGATGGCgatcatatataaataagaCCCCTTTGTAAATATGCCTCACGGGACCTTGTTTACCCTATTTATGTGTAAATTTGTTAATATGAGATCAGTAACGTTGAGCACGTCGACCAATATGCAAAGATACTCACTTTGCTAGGACCTTCGACGATTCTGACATCATCACCCACagaaatgacatttttgtagCGATCTTGAACACTAATTTTCCTATCAAGCTTGCATTTGATTTCTCTGAGTTTGACAAGAGCAACCTCTGGTCTGTCAGGATTCCCTTTAAGAACCTAAGACATTAAAACAGAGTTGTTATTCCTATAGATGCATTGGTACGCGTATGACTTGATAATAGTTGTATTCTCAGAAAGTTGGCAATTTACCTGAAAAGCTTCATTCTCTAGCCGTATAGTTACTCCAAAAGTGAGGTTACTGCATCAAAACAATAAAGCTTTAAAAATGCGTGTAAGTGGGAAAGACGCATCACTTGAAGGTATTATTCCACTTACTCCAGAAGCACAAGATCATGAAGTTCATATTGCCCGATTTTGGTAACACCAGTTGTCACTTCTGAGCTCTCAACAACATGATCAGCAAACACGCGGACCTACGAGTATACCCCATTGGCATTTGGTCAGAAATAGACTTAATTCATCATGTACAAAAGATGACTTACATGTTCTTTGGTCGTGTCAGACAGAAGGATAAGCACATGTTGATCAACTTTGACCACCATGCCTGTTGCTCCTTCATGTGTCCCAGAAACAACCTTCACGTGATTTCCAGGCTCGAAGTATTTGCAGAGCTCTTTCTCATTTACAGCGAGAGGATCCTGCATCGCAAGAGTAATGATCAGCCTTTTGGATGATCTCAGAAACATGCAACAACCAGTTACGAAAAGACAAAGAGTGGATTGCTTACAGGGAGACCTTTCAATCCTGATCTGATAAGAACGTTGTCTTCATCCACTTTCTCAACCCAACCTTTCAAGTTTTTGAGATCCCCCTTAATAACGATAACTGCATCACCCTTCATGAAATGACCTTTCTTTCTGTTTGCAAATAAAGTCGACAGACCACCAAAGTCGCCGCTCTCCCCGTTTTCACTTGGTTTGTTGAATTTTTCAAGCTCGTCAAAAGTTGGTGTAACGTTCTGAGCAATGATGGACTTCAACGATACTGTTTTGTACATGAAGCCATCTTTGAAAAGCATACCACCAATGTTTTCAAAGTAGTCACCGGTCATGGGATCACGCCGACGCTCAACACGTATGTGCAATTCCCTATGTGCATGTAACAAATTTTAAAGGTCCATAACTTCGATAAAACCTTCTCCATAACAGGTATTATAATTAACGTACAAATGAACGGATTCTAAAAAGAGTACCTAGCTTCATCAATGTTCATGAAACGTGGAGGTGGAACAAAGGCTTTTTTCTTCGCAACTTCTCTTCCGTCCTGCAATTAGTCAGGTAACACTTCAAAACCTTAGTATTGTCCAAGACAAGATCCGTTGAACTATTACTCTATTAGACACAAATAAAACCATTTTCCCCCTTAAATTATGGATAAAGTCTATACCAGCTTAGAGGCTAGAGCCTGCAGATCAATTCTTGGAATTAACTTGACAGTAACCCTCTGACGCACATTATCAACATCAACCACCTGCAAAGAACTTACATTTTAGCAGTCTAAACTAAAGATAGTGTTGTTGTCAATGGAAAGACATGAAAATGGATCATACCTTAGCAAGATCACCTTTGTACGTCCCGATTTTCATTCTAACCCAGGTATCCCGAGAAAGATCAATTGCTTTGCTTTCAACAGAGAGGACATCTGTCATTTCTCTAATGGGGACAAGTAAGATCTTCTGATTAGCATATATATTCCTCATTCCCTTGATTGCCTAGCACAGGTAAAACAAATAACCCACATAATGACTTCACACCCTTTATAACATTAATGAACACAAAAAGCAGCAAAACAAATACCTCTTTGACGTGAGCTTCCTTGTCTGcttcaacatatatatagtttttaagaTGGTCGAGTGCAACAACAGATCTGATCTGCAAATCCGATCCTCGGTCTATGTATTTTTGCATAAGACACACCGCAACCTCCCTTTCACGGCCAATCTGACATTTGCAATGTGAAAAAGTCAGTGAGAATCAATTCAATGTATCGCAGACTATGCAAGAATCCTTACCGCACACTTGACCATCCAGAGCTTTGGATCACGGACAGAAGGCAAAAGAGCTTGTTGCTCCACATCTGTAGCTTCTTCATCATAATCCTCCTGAGGCCTAGAGAACCTCTCCTGAATTCTCCTCTCCAGATCGTCCACATCCTCATCGTTTTCGTCAAATCCGCGGTCGTGATACCTCCGTCTATCAACACGCTCATCCGGAAGATCCGTTCCAGTATCCACTATGAATCCTGCAtcctcataaaaaaaaaagcttcaaatcatcatcaataacaaaaaaaaaacatttaaggtAACAAAAAATGGAATCCAAATTCGGAAGTTATAccatcttctccatcttcttcgtctccttcttcatcatcatcatcaacctgGTCCGCGATGTCGTCTACGAACATAGCAGCGGATGACTTTTTTCTCTTAGCTGCTCCACCTCCACCTCCTTTTCCTCGGCGGCTGCCGTAATCTTCATCATCGTCATCGTCCTCCTCTTCCTCGGAATCCTCCTCCGCGTAATCATCGAAAAAACTCGATCTTCCTCTCTTCTGCCTCGAGCCGCCGCCACGGCTTCTTCCTtcgtcctcttcctcctcctcctctaatTCCATTCCATCGTAGTCTTCGTCTACATCATCCTCTTCCCCTCTGTGACGCGGCATCTTGGGTGGTAAGAATTAGGGTTTCTGATGTGGAATCCCCAAGCCTAGaatcgctctctctctctgctacGGCTTTTTGCCTTGTTCCTTCTTCGGTTGTTTAGAGAGAACCCTAGATTTGTCTCCAGGAGTGAAAGAAAAGACCGCAGAGGTTGTCTTGTTTCGGACACACCTGGACCGGGATCACGGTTTAATACCATACCAGGTAATTTAGTCAGATTTGAGATCGTTCGTATCTGGATCTACTTTATTGGGCCTATTCTCTGGTTTATTGGATCTAGTAAACCCATATATTCTAGTCACTTGactaatttagaaaaaaaaatgattcagTGTGTGTTTACTATGATCTATATACCAATATACTTATATACGATAGAATAcatatgaataatacatatcaataatttctataaattctATTTGTGCTATAAttcatttttctatttattgACCAATACTTGTTGGTGTACCTTTTCTCataaatatatgttataaatttaattttatgatcTATCTTATTTTAGTAATGTGTTATAAACTTATCtaactattcttttttttatttgcgtACTTAAAGAATAGATATCTTACCTAATATATTATTtctgttattttgtttttagatCTTGAAAATATGGAATCTTTCAAAATCTGcatgatatatattatgaaagcGCATATCGCCAAGAATTATTGGCTTTGATTGAAAAGTacttttagaataaatatttgAGCAGAAAACTTAGTTACTCCTATTTACtctcaaaaaaatttcaatcagGTGAAAacattcttttgtttatttcctCCAATTACTGTTGAAATAGGGGAAAATGTTATGCTAGTATACACATGAGCAAAACTTGTTTCACTGTTCTCTCTCTCCAGTTTACTCCTAACTTTTTCGCTCTTTTTCACCTTTTTACTTTCTCTAccatttttgaccaaaaaaaatttctctccCATTTACTCCAAAATTACCAATCACAATTGAGATTTGCATTAGGATCAATGATTGGACCACTTTGCTTAGTCTTAACAAATTGCAGACTAATTATTCCCCTGACCACTGTGATAGGTTTCTTTTGCCAATAATCCCATTGACTATATGCGTGCAATTCCATACAATGTTAAAAGATTGGATATTCATCGTTAAATCATT encodes:
- the LOC106388439 gene encoding putative transcription elongation factor SPT5 homolog 1; its protein translation is MPRHRGEEDDVDEDYDGMELEEEEEEDEGRSRGGGSRQKRGRSSFFDDYAEEDSEEEEDDDDDEDYGSRRGKGGGGGAAKRKKSSAAMFVDDIADQVDDDDEEGDEEDGEDGFIVDTGTDLPDERVDRRRYHDRGFDENDEDVDDLERRIQERFSRPQEDYDEEATDVEQQALLPSVRDPKLWMVKCAIGREREVAVCLMQKYIDRGSDLQIRSVVALDHLKNYIYVEADKEAHVKEAIKGMRNIYANQKILLVPIREMTDVLSVESKAIDLSRDTWVRMKIGTYKGDLAKVVDVDNVRQRVTVKLIPRIDLQALASKLDGREVAKKKAFVPPPRFMNIDEARELHIRVERRRDPMTGDYFENIGGMLFKDGFMYKTVSLKSIIAQNVTPTFDELEKFNKPSENGESGDFGGLSTLFANRKKGHFMKGDAVIVIKGDLKNLKGWVEKVDEDNVLIRSGLKGLPDPLAVNEKELCKYFEPGNHVKVVSGTHEGATGMVVKVDQHVLILLSDTTKEHVRVFADHVVESSEVTTGVTKIGQYELHDLVLLDNLTFGVTIRLENEAFQVLKGNPDRPEVALVKLREIKCKLDRKISVQDRYKNVISVGDDVRIVEGPSKGKQGPVRHIYKGVLFIYDRHHLEHAGFICAKCTSCVVVGGSRSGANRSGGDSLSRFSNFKAPAPVPPSPRRFQRGGMGYNARGRGRGGRGGRDDSLLGTTVKIRLGPFKGYRGPVVEVKGDSVRVELEMKIVTVDRNAISDNVAVTTPSRDTSRYSMGSETPMHPSRTPLHPYMTPMRDSGATPIHDGMRTPMRDRAWNPYTPMSPPRDNWEEGNPGSWGTSPNYQPGSPPSRAYEAPTPGSGWASTPGGSYSDAGTPRDSGSAYANAPSPYLPSTPGQPMTPSSASYLPGTPGGQPMTPGTGLDVMSPVIGGDAEAWFMPDILVEIHKAGEDSDVGVIRDVSDGTCKVSLGSNGEGDTIMALPGELEIVPPRKNDRVKIVGGQYRGSIGKLIGIDGSDGIVKIEDNLDVKILDLAILAKFVQP